Proteins encoded by one window of Hyla sarda isolate aHylSar1 chromosome 13, aHylSar1.hap1, whole genome shotgun sequence:
- the ENPP7 gene encoding ectonucleotide pyrophosphatase/phosphodiesterase family member 7: MDQSFSAPIKMLTSCAVILTLLALGSSIPLHPRNKAPHKLLLISFDGFRWNYDQDVDTPNLDTMSDDGVKAKYMTPAFITITSPCHFTLLTGKYIENHGVIHNLFFNISNFQKEGYLSTQGISSWWDNGSLPIWITAQRQGLKTGSLFFPGGNATYRGETVNVKRVENRGHNYGNETEWKENVETVMKWFTEEDLDFVALYFGEPDSTGHKYGPETEERKDMVRQVDRMVGHIRDRVRHYDLEAQLNIIIIADHGMTTVQKDQDEIVLRKIPGFSFSDLQFHLVDYGPAGLLVPKEGNLEKVYQALKGAHPKLNVYKKEEVPARLHFSTHERITPLVLYGEPGYVINGHFPAQFNKGEHGFDNNVMDMQTIFRAVGPSFKRGLTVEPFESVNVYPLMCELLGITPEPHDGNLNVTKNMLVENIQDDDTDDEEDTDHTDDADSLREVIYHATIGLTVVVGILFIIFVIALIVMAVKRRRKTTF, encoded by the exons ATGGATCAGTCTTTCTCAGCTCCCATTAAGATGTTGACGTCCTGTGCAGTGATCTTAACTTTGCTGGCGCTGGGTTCATCGATCCCTTTACACCCAAGAAATAAGGCCCCCCATAAACTTTTGCTCATCTCTTTTGATGGATTCCGTTGGAACTATGACCAAGATGTTGATACCCCCAATCTGGATACTATGAGCGATGATGGAGTAAAAGCAAAGTACATGACTCCGGCATTCATAACTATTACAAGTCCTTGTCATTTCACCCTACTGACAG GAAAATACATTGAGAATCACGGTGTTATACACAACTTGTTCTTCAACATCTCCAATTTTCAAAAGGAAGGTTATCTCTCTACACAAGGCATCTCTTCCTGGTGGGATAATGGATCACTTCCTATCTGGATTACGGCTCAGAGGCAG GGTTTAAAAACTGGATCCCTTTTCTTTCCTGGTGGTAATGCTACATATAGAGGGGAAACTGTGAACGTTAAAAGAGTTGAAAATAGAGGACACAACTATGGCAACGAAACAGAATGGAAAGAAAATGTAGAAACTGTGATGAAGTGGTTCACAGAGGAAGATCTTGACTTTGTGGCGCTGTATTTTGGGGAACCCGATTCAACGGGACACAAATATGGACCAGAAACGGAGGAGCGTAAAGACATGGTTAGACAAGTAGATCGCATGGTTGGACACATACGAGATCGGGTGCGACACTATGATTTGGAAGCCCAACTCAATATTATAATAATTGCAGATCATGGTATGACTACAGTACAAAAAGATCAGGATGAGATTGTCCTGAGGAAAATACCGGGTTTTTCCTTTTCTGACCTTCAGTTTCATTTAGTGGATTATGGACCAGCAGGACTTCTAGTACCTAAAGAGGGAAACTTAGAAAAAGTATATCAAGCATTAAAAGGTGCACATCCTAAATTAAATGTCTACAAGAAGGAGGAAGTTCCGGCTAGACTGCACTTTTCAACCCATGAAAGAATCACACCTTTAGTACTGTATGGGGAACCAGGATACGTAATCAATGGG CATTTTCCGGCCCAGTTTAATAAAGGTGAACACGGCTTCGATAATAATGTTATGGATATGCAAACCATATTCAGAGCTGTGGGCCCTTCATTCAAAAGAGGCCTGACAGTGGAGCCCTTCGAAAGTGTTAATGTGTATCCTCTAATGTGTGAGCTGTTGGGAATAACACCAGAGCCTCACGATGGAAACCTTAATGTAACAAAGAACATGTTGGTGGAGAACATTCAAGATGATGAcacagatgatgaggaggatacaGACCATACAGATGACGCAG ACTCTTTACGGGAGGTGATTTACCATGCCACAATTGGACTCACTGTTGTCGTTGGAATTCTGTTCATTATTTTCGTCATCGCGCTTATTGTCATGGCCGTCAAAAGGCGAAGAAAAACAACATTTTAA